One Parasteatoda tepidariorum isolate YZ-2023 chromosome 1, CAS_Ptep_4.0, whole genome shotgun sequence genomic window, TAAAATTGCACGTTTGataatcaaaaatcattttattgcaaagtaaaaatatatatgttgtgCTAAGTATTATTAAGTATATATGTTgtactaagtatttttttttttgaatttgagaaCTCTTAAATTGTGGTGGTTTTAGGTTCAAACTTTGTGTACCTTCTGGTAAATTGGGCTCAGATAAGCTGGTCTTATTACATAAATGAAAGGTTTAGTCATAAGCTTTTTAGAAGTTTCTTAACTCATAGCATCAAGAATCCTACTCAGAATAAAGTTGGGTatgctaaaaagaaaacaaagacaAGAGAGAGAGCTCAAATACTTTATTTCTCTCTAATCTCAACACTTCAATAATACTCTTTCTTTACAAACattatttacatcaaaaaagGTTAAGTGAATCagtttgcatatatatatatcaggaaTGTTTTTCATTTCGAAATTATCACATCCATTTTAATTCACCCACCGTATTTTAACGGTGGGCCGACCATGATAAATCCTCTCCAAGTGTGAATTCATCGGAAAAGTTGTGCATAATTCTTCGTGCCTATCGCACCAATTTTTTACTAAGGCCGTTTGTtgtcagataatttttaatactaaaataagcTATCAATACCTTTTGTAAACTCAGCAATAACTCTCCAAGGAATATAATAATCATGAATTGTCCTTGCAAAGAGCATGTATATCAAGTGTTGAGAAATTTTCATAAGTAAATGTAGTAGTTTCGATAAACGTTTATCTGATTATTCAAAATTGGTAcagttaatagaaaaatagactataaatatataaataaaaatttataacgaaAGCAAacaaatcaagttttaaaattcagtatttaACAAATTTGGTTTGTCGTTAACTGAAATTAGTTTCTTGAATAAATGTTGCAGGGTATATGTGTCATAGACTAATAAGAAAATCGCACTCCATGGAAATGTTGCTGTTAATTTGCAAAGTGCCATGCTAATTGTAGTACAatcttcagtatttttttagccAGTCTGATGTATTTTAGGCAAATTActaaatgtgcaaaaaaatttcttagccTGAATTCGCTACAGCTTTTGGCTCATTACAAACTGCTTGAAATAAATCGGGCTTTTTGAGCAATCGATATATTCTCTAAGTAACCTAAAAGTAAATGGCTGATTGTATTAAGCCTGAGGCTAACTGTATGAAACTGAAGACTGCCAATTAGCCTAGACGCATAGTGGAATGACCTCTGTTCTTTGCAAAGAATCAGATTTATCAATTAGCCTATGGCATGTGTATCACTCCATGTAAGCTACttcttttagtatttgaaaACATATATCCCATACAAATCAAATCTTGAAGAAGAAATTCTCGTATCAGATTTCGCCAGAAGAGCATGCGTAATAATGAAGTCaatcactaaatattttaatgtgtcGTTATTCTCAGACATTTTCTTATTGGCGAAACACTAAGAATTTGGTTTTATCAGGTTGTCAGGTGACAGCTCTGCTGTCAGCATCTTTCACTCGaacaatttaatcaaataaccTAAAAGAGAACTATGCACATTTTTTATAGCTTTCGAAATCGTTGTCGTTAAAGTTTTCgttgaacaaaaaagaaaaacacgaGGAGAGGCTTATAGGTAACTGTGGGTAAAGGGGAGGGAATACAAGTACCaacatgtttttgaaaattgggGAGGGGGAATTATTCTAAAAGGATTTAAAGGCCGCTTTTTCaaccagaaattaaaaataagtttgctgaatttttttttaaaaaaaacatcaaaataaataatggcataatacaatttatataattgcacagttgaaaaaaaagggCCTTAAATTAGGCAATgtcatgaaatatttcaaaataaaaagaacacacGTTTTCAAagcaagcatttttaaataaacctgCACCAATTgagaaactaaaataacaaaattatcttgactgggaaaaaaaactaattttttttaaaagcatacaaaatatttttttaaaaaaattaattctccaTTAAATATTCCTTATAATATACTAAGCAATATACAAATAATCACAGATATATatgattgagaaaaaataactcAATGTTTATGGACatgcatattttcttaaacatttcatGAAACATTACAAATCACAATGATGTAGAAGTGACATTACAAGGAAAACGTTTAAGAGTTCATGAGCCCGGCTTGTACGTCCTCTGCCATGATGGGTCTAGAGCTGACTAGACATCAAGAATCATTTGACACTAGACAAATAGTAGAATCGGGGTCTACATATGTCAGGCACTAGCGCTGAAATAAGATTAAAGAGAAAGGCAATTAAAATTGAACACAATGACTGCAAATTGGTTATTCCTACTAGCCAACAGGAGGAAAGGGCAGTGGATGTTTACAGGTTTGACTACTTTTATCAGATGCCTAAAATGGTgaacaatttcaaaacaaagcgCGCCGTGACATGGGCCTAAAAACTCaagttgttatttttcttcacaCAGATGACAATTGTGCGCAAATACAATTCGAACAAGAATGTCACCATAACGGAGATGTTGCAAGGTTGTCACTTTGTTAAGGAAGGCCCACTACTGCGCAAAACAAATCACAGTGATGTGGAATTAAATagctggtttttatttttattattttttttttttgatcttgGGATTGATTCTCCGTGGCGACGTTTTGTAATTCATGTCGAATAGTTAGGAAGCACAGCGTTCCGAAGTTGCATAGATATTTCGAAATAGAATTTCTGGATGTACAGAATGAGTCAAAAGATCCACACTTGGACCCAATGCTGAGTGATGagttacaaattaaatacaactttacaaaaagaaaaaaaaagaagacgcAGTAACACAAAACCGGTGAAGAGATACACGTTATCTCTTCTTGGCGCTTCATGGcggaagataaaacaaaaatagatttaaaaaataaatcccggatatatttttgattggcACGACGGACGTGAGTGAGAATTTGGTCACGTGCATGGCATCCAAGAACAGGAGCATGGGTAGGGTGCATAAGGTGTGAAGAAGAAACCACCTCCAAAAACGATATGCGGATGAGGCTGGAACAAGTCTTTCGCTTGATGTTCGAAATAATAGGTCCGGCAAGCCAATTCTTCTATGAGCGCTAAGGACTGCCGGCGCTCATGGCCCATCAGACAAACTGTGCTTTCGTCCACCACTCTGTGAAGAACTAGGAGGTATTCGTACTTGTTTTGTTCCTCACCCATGAAGTGGTTGGCCAAGTAATTTTCCAGCTTCGACCTCTGCTGGTTTATGTCGCCGAAGTCTATAAAAAATCGTGAACACATGTACCTTTCGAGGTGTTTGATTTTTTCTGGTTTTGCGGGCTTGTAGTCTCGTACAAGAAGGTTGCAGTATTTAAGGAGTCCGCCACCTCTGATTTCTTCTGGGTTTCTGGTGGCGATGAGTTTCTTGTGTAGGTGATAAAGTGCTTCCTGGAAGTCTCCGTAGACAGATTCTGCAACGACGGTCGGGTAGAAGTTCTCGCTCATGGCCATCTGTGAGCAGCCGTAGAAAAGTAGAAGTGAGTCAAGGATGATCTGGAAGGAGTCGACACTGAACTCGAACTGTCGACGCATTGTGTCGACAAATTTCAGCTCGATATTTCGTCCCCTGTTGTTGCTCAAACTAATTAAGCTCCATCGGTCACCATTTGTTACCTAAAAtagaacatatatatatatatatttaatttataacattacatttattataaacattttagtaaCATAATAGCTTAAACATATTTGGCTTACAGAAAGAGATTTACGAACAATCAAAAACTGAACTATCAGTTGACcagaataatttgtatttaagacTGTGGATGATGCCTCGTTGtcttatatatataagtataagtCAGGTAGCTTCGTCTTTATGACATGAGCTAAAACCTCTCCATATTAACATATCCGGTTGGCCTTATTTGCAACCCTCATTGACCACTTACTGGCATTGTTCGATAATGTATTGCAAGATACAAATTACGAATGTTCGTCATTTGGGTACTAGTGATTGACGATGAAAAGAACTTTCATCATGCGGACGAAGCTGCATCAACCTAAACCTGGCTATCACTATAATTTCTGTTGGGTCGAAAAAGAGATTGACAAAAAAGGCGATTGCTCGTGATAAACCGATTAATCATCTGGCTAAACTGACACTTAGTATTATAGCTTCAACaaattttaaccattaaaattaCAGACAGATCAGATTATTGTTGGTATCATTGCATAAAATGCATCATAGGAATGAatcttttaaatcactttttaaaattatgccaaagcaaaacaagttcaGCAACCTTTTACCTTATTTGTCTATATTGTTTAGGGTCAAGAAAAAACCTCTAGGTTCTCACACcgaatttagttaaaaatatgtcaattcAATAATCAAACCACGCGAAACCAATGGAATAATCAAGATCTTCTAAACTAACCAAATCAAAATGCATATAGTCTTACCTTAACCATTTTATGGACGTAAGCTTCTTTCAGACTGCAAGTACTTATGCGCTTTTTGACAACACCTTCTGGTAGAAAATCTAGCAAGGAGTCCAGGACAGCAGTCTTCACTTTGTCAAAGTTGCGCTGATTAGAAAGATCCACAGCAAAAATAAGATCGAGATCATTGTATGTGGAAGTTTCGGGTGCGAGCACATGACTGGCGGCGCCACCGTTCAACCGGATATCCCGGACTTGTACGGACTGCTCGCTCTCCAATTTGGCTCTGACAACTTTGACGAGATCCTTCAGCCGCACTTCAAGAGTTGGAAAGTTGCCTCGACCATGGATGGGCATGACTTCTTCCATGACTGCATCGAGCTTACTGACTTGTTCATAGCTGAGGACTGCGAAACGCTGACCATCAGCCAGCTGAGCCCCTTCTCGGTTACCTCCCATTTCAAGACGCTGCCGCAACCGCTCTGGCGTTGCCTCTGTCGATTGATCAGACTGAAAACAGACATCAATTATGATAATCTTAGTAATCTGCTACGTAATAATTAGAGCATTgtacaaaattaataagtttagatATATaaggttagaaaaaaaaaaaaaaaacgatttcagCATAAGTAGAAATATCATGAGGCTATAACAAAATAGATGACTTGCTACAGTACAGTATTTGCTTcgatatcttttaaattttttttattaaaaggtggttgaattatagttttaacATATTCTGCAAACACTCAGTTATAATAAGGTACCCTAATTAATGGAACATTAAccttttattagttattatgcACCAGTTTATATTGCACCAATCTTTAAAGATATCTTTATAACTCCTAAAGAAACCTGTTTATTTTGTAAGATTTACAAACATCAGATAAATTTAAGTCATACTTTTAAGTTTCAACTAAGTTCTTTACGAAGTGTTATTGTGAAGTtcgagtttattttttgttgctattgAGTACATAAAGGTTAGcgttaaattacatttaaagtaaatgcattaaattacatataaagctgaaaaatacaatttttgcttaaataataacCACTAGCTACATTTCACAACAACAggcttcaaaaattaatatattttatagctaataaaacaaatatttaatgtaaacgTTTATTGTGGAGTCATTTTCaaatgaagtatatttttaaataaatacattttcaaaaaatcatagctaagaataaaaaaaaaaggaaaaacttagACTAATTaaaaggcattaaaaaaaagtacactaaggaaagttaaataaaaattatattttagagttaaatagttttaagaaaaaatgaaagcattgCCTACATAAAACTGCActgttaaaaaactttattttaaaataaatgaacgtaagtttttaaccaatttactaaattaatgaattattttaaactatttcttagGCTCAAAGCGAaagaacttaataaatttaataaagaaaaattaaaaataaactaagcaaTAATACATGTCTACGAGGTGACCAAATTGTAAGATAATAAACGTCATCAGCTTCCGCTTTATAGACAAAAggagaaatcaataaaattgacaAGTAGTGAAATAATACCCGCATTTCTAACATATAACTGCACTCCATCCAGTTCAACatccttttcatttattattctaggTTATAAACAATAACTGTCAGTTTATTTCACTATCACACATTTcctttagtttttatataaaacagaGCAATAAAAGTAAAACCAGTTATCTTTTTAAGACCAATAAAATTAGtagaatttaagttttatttatagttaagatttctttgaataaactagTATAGTACCCTTTTATTAAGGCCagatacaaaatattaacaGGGCAAAAACTCTCTTGCAGATTTCCTAGAtgaatacttaaaacaaatcaagcaacaaatcagattttaaattcaaaatatttgaattacctCCAATTGtatagattcaaaatttttattttatttaataaggattaaaaatctctaaatttcaTTAGCCATTGATTAATTAAGGAGTCATCTATCCAAAATCtcagaattataaatatata contains:
- the LOC107436297 gene encoding terminal nucleotidyltransferase 5C isoform X1 — protein: MIVCGNETRCDIDLTQLPLVQSDQSTEATPERLRQRLEMGGNREGAQLADGQRFAVLSYEQVSKLDAVMEEVMPIHGRGNFPTLEVRLKDLVKVVRAKLESEQSVQVRDIRLNGGAASHVLAPETSTYNDLDLIFAVDLSNQRNFDKVKTAVLDSLLDFLPEGVVKKRISTCSLKEAYVHKMVKVTNGDRWSLISLSNNRGRNIELKFVDTMRRQFEFSVDSFQIILDSLLLFYGCSQMAMSENFYPTVVAESVYGDFQEALYHLHKKLIATRNPEEIRGGGLLKYCNLLVRDYKPAKPEKIKHLERYMCSRFFIDFGDINQQRSKLENYLANHFMGEEQNKYEYLLVLHRVVDESTVCLMGHERRQSLALIEELACRTYYFEHQAKDLFQPHPHIVFGGGFFFTPYAPYPCSCSWMPCT
- the LOC107436297 gene encoding terminal nucleotidyltransferase 5C isoform X2, which translates into the protein MRHPSDQSTEATPERLRQRLEMGGNREGAQLADGQRFAVLSYEQVSKLDAVMEEVMPIHGRGNFPTLEVRLKDLVKVVRAKLESEQSVQVRDIRLNGGAASHVLAPETSTYNDLDLIFAVDLSNQRNFDKVKTAVLDSLLDFLPEGVVKKRISTCSLKEAYVHKMVKVTNGDRWSLISLSNNRGRNIELKFVDTMRRQFEFSVDSFQIILDSLLLFYGCSQMAMSENFYPTVVAESVYGDFQEALYHLHKKLIATRNPEEIRGGGLLKYCNLLVRDYKPAKPEKIKHLERYMCSRFFIDFGDINQQRSKLENYLANHFMGEEQNKYEYLLVLHRVVDESTVCLMGHERRQSLALIEELACRTYYFEHQAKDLFQPHPHIVFGGGFFFTPYAPYPCSCSWMPCT
- the LOC107436297 gene encoding terminal nucleotidyltransferase 5C isoform X3, with the protein product MGGNREGAQLADGQRFAVLSYEQVSKLDAVMEEVMPIHGRGNFPTLEVRLKDLVKVVRAKLESEQSVQVRDIRLNGGAASHVLAPETSTYNDLDLIFAVDLSNQRNFDKVKTAVLDSLLDFLPEGVVKKRISTCSLKEAYVHKMVKVTNGDRWSLISLSNNRGRNIELKFVDTMRRQFEFSVDSFQIILDSLLLFYGCSQMAMSENFYPTVVAESVYGDFQEALYHLHKKLIATRNPEEIRGGGLLKYCNLLVRDYKPAKPEKIKHLERYMCSRFFIDFGDINQQRSKLENYLANHFMGEEQNKYEYLLVLHRVVDESTVCLMGHERRQSLALIEELACRTYYFEHQAKDLFQPHPHIVFGGGFFFTPYAPYPCSCSWMPCT